In Corynebacterium ulcerans, one genomic interval encodes:
- a CDS encoding class II 3-deoxy-7-phosphoheptulonate synthase, with translation MSWTVDIPKDVLPDLPPLPDGLQQRFEDVIARDAKQQPIWDTKTAENVRKILESVPPIVVAPEVRELKKLLADVANGKAFLLQGGDCAETFESNTEPHIRANIKTLLQMAVVLTYGASTPVIKMARIAGQYAKPRSSNLDENGLPNYRGDIVNGVEATEEARKHDPARMIRAYANSSAAMNLVRALTSSGTADLHRLTGWNRQFVASSPAGARYEALAQEIERGLRFMNACGVTDNTLHSADIFCSHEALVVDYERALLRLAKNEDGETELYDLSAHQLWIGERTRGIEDFHVNFAAMIANPIGIKIGPTCTPEEAVAYADKLDPNFEAGRLTMVARMGHDKVRSVLPGIVRAVEDSGHKVIWQSDPMHGNTFTSSNSYKTRHFDKVIDEVQGFFEVHRALGTHPGGIHIELTGENVTECLGGAEDITDVDLPGRYESACDPRLNTQQSLELSFLVAEMLRN, from the coding sequence GTGAGTTGGACAGTAGACATTCCCAAAGACGTTTTGCCAGACCTTCCACCGTTGCCGGATGGATTGCAGCAGCGATTTGAAGACGTTATCGCTCGTGATGCAAAGCAGCAGCCAATTTGGGACACGAAAACCGCCGAGAATGTTCGCAAGATCCTCGAGTCGGTGCCTCCTATCGTGGTTGCCCCGGAGGTTCGTGAGCTAAAAAAGTTGCTTGCCGACGTTGCCAATGGCAAGGCCTTTTTACTCCAAGGCGGGGACTGTGCTGAGACTTTTGAGTCCAACACGGAGCCTCATATTCGTGCCAACATTAAGACACTTCTGCAGATGGCAGTGGTGCTTACTTACGGCGCTTCCACTCCGGTCATCAAGATGGCTCGTATCGCAGGACAATACGCTAAACCCCGTTCCTCTAACCTCGATGAAAACGGCTTGCCCAACTACCGTGGGGACATCGTGAACGGTGTGGAAGCGACCGAGGAAGCCCGCAAGCATGATCCCGCACGCATGATCCGTGCATATGCTAACTCCTCTGCTGCCATGAATTTAGTTCGTGCATTAACGTCATCGGGCACCGCTGATTTGCATCGATTGACAGGCTGGAATAGGCAGTTTGTTGCCAGTTCTCCTGCTGGAGCACGCTATGAGGCGCTGGCTCAGGAAATCGAGCGAGGATTGCGGTTTATGAACGCCTGTGGCGTTACTGACAACACGTTGCATTCTGCAGATATTTTTTGTTCCCACGAGGCTCTGGTCGTGGACTACGAGCGGGCTCTGTTGCGCTTGGCAAAAAATGAGGACGGAGAAACAGAGCTCTATGATCTGTCTGCGCATCAGCTCTGGATTGGCGAGCGCACACGGGGAATCGAAGATTTCCACGTTAACTTCGCAGCAATGATCGCCAACCCTATAGGCATCAAGATCGGTCCTACTTGTACTCCCGAAGAAGCCGTAGCGTATGCAGACAAGCTAGATCCGAATTTTGAAGCGGGCCGTCTCACCATGGTTGCCCGCATGGGTCATGATAAAGTTCGTTCTGTCTTGCCAGGCATTGTCCGAGCTGTCGAGGACTCCGGACACAAAGTGATTTGGCAGTCGGACCCGATGCACGGGAACACCTTTACTTCTTCCAATAGCTATAAGACTCGCCACTTTGACAAGGTGATTGATGAGGTTCAGGGCTTTTTTGAAGTCCATCGTGCGTTAGGTACACACCCAGGTGGCATTCACATTGAACTTACTGGTGAAAATGTCACTGAATGCCTTGGCGGAGCAGAAGATATCACGGATGTGGATCTTCCGGGACGGTACGAGTCTGCTTGTGATCCACGCCTTAACACTCAGCAATCGCTGGAGCTGTCCTTCCTAGTCGCTGAGATGTTGCGAAACTAG
- a CDS encoding lysophospholipid acyltransferase family protein, with protein MHNKWYWTLKHILLGPLLRLYNRPEVEGVDKIPSSGAAILASSHQSVMDSFYFPLVCRRQITFPAKSEYFTTPGCVGRLQKWFFTSVGQVPIDRNSPTAAVELISTAREILGRGDVFGIYPEGTRSPDGRVYKGRTGMARIAFTTNDPVIPVAMIGSREANPIGSWIPRPYKVRMKIGDPIIPSEFAAKRGLDPESHEAYRALTDYVMHELSRLSGQPYVDMYATDVKKSLEEGKGYPAGAE; from the coding sequence ATGCACAACAAGTGGTACTGGACTCTCAAGCATATTCTGCTGGGTCCTCTCCTACGCCTGTATAACCGACCTGAGGTTGAAGGAGTAGACAAGATCCCATCATCGGGGGCGGCGATTTTAGCCTCGAGTCATCAGTCGGTCATGGATTCTTTTTATTTTCCTTTGGTGTGCCGCCGACAGATTACTTTTCCTGCAAAGAGCGAGTATTTTACTACTCCAGGATGCGTTGGGCGACTGCAAAAGTGGTTTTTTACTTCCGTAGGCCAGGTTCCTATTGATAGGAACTCTCCGACCGCTGCTGTAGAACTTATTAGTACTGCTCGCGAAATCTTGGGCCGAGGGGACGTATTTGGGATTTATCCCGAAGGTACGCGCTCGCCCGATGGACGGGTCTATAAGGGGCGGACAGGAATGGCCCGGATTGCGTTTACCACTAATGATCCAGTGATTCCCGTTGCCATGATCGGAAGCCGGGAAGCTAATCCGATCGGGTCATGGATACCGCGCCCGTATAAAGTTCGGATGAAAATAGGCGATCCGATTATCCCTTCTGAATTTGCCGCTAAGCGGGGACTGGATCCAGAATCGCATGAGGCCTACCGCGCACTCACGGATTATGTCATGCATGAGCTTTCGCGATTGAGCGGCCAACCGTATGTGGATATGTATGCAACAGACGTAAAGAAGTCTCTCGAAGAGGGCAAAGGGTATCCCGCAGGTGCGGAGTAA
- a CDS encoding Rv2175c family DNA-binding protein, with protein sequence MSNNNVSRSALPDNEPLLTVPDYAERLGLPVTRVFDLLGEHKLICVYDDGVRKIPEAFLSVKGTTNKFVPGVIALLSDGGFTDEEIFQYLFTEDDTLPGRPVDALHGHLAREVMRRAQAAAF encoded by the coding sequence GTGAGTAACAACAACGTGTCACGTAGCGCCTTGCCAGACAATGAGCCCCTTCTTACTGTCCCCGATTATGCGGAGCGTTTGGGACTTCCTGTAACCAGAGTTTTTGATCTTCTCGGTGAGCATAAACTCATCTGTGTTTATGACGATGGTGTGCGCAAGATCCCCGAAGCTTTCCTCTCTGTGAAAGGAACCACCAATAAGTTTGTTCCTGGGGTCATTGCGTTGCTTTCCGACGGTGGCTTTACCGACGAGGAGATCTTCCAGTACCTCTTCACCGAGGATGATACTTTGCCAGGACGGCCTGTCGACGCCCTCCACGGACACCTTGCCCGCGAAGTCATGCGTCGCGCACAAGCAGCGGCATTTTAG
- a CDS encoding acyltransferase family protein has protein sequence MDRRVVKPRVFRFPSSVSFLRKKKMQEETRKNFTHRMRDTRCERPAYSTGGAGFLAEKTHEATGPHLPAQLPVPPEPRTAAATTPSTPQGKPRMAWPDLAKGLSIIGVVLLHICLAVPDGMYTTAAHINELIAPLRMPLFFLVSGFFSVKVFRFNFAELFVHRLWFLLVPYVLWTPLELFAKRIEFFVFWDEPLPDQDFYVEALWTSENMYWFLHSLFFFTIALWSTKFLHPWLRWSIPLAIILGAPIAPETPMTEKVVAYLPCFLLGAYARPLIERYAENALKPIELAVACGTLLLSREISRFSVSEVWELSLLTLTHLLYLPAAIASAVLLSKISLLSEGLQWIGRHTLVIYLSHPIVLTLLFGYFFRYREEGIELYSDTLLGSSGVWILLCIGFTIAGAAAMELLSHVPLIGRSIAPHGLVPRRVVVEKQAPVSANS, from the coding sequence ATGGATCGGCGAGTAGTAAAGCCGCGTGTTTTTCGCTTTCCCTCTAGCGTTAGCTTCCTGAGAAAAAAGAAGATGCAGGAAGAAACCCGCAAGAATTTTACTCACAGAATGCGAGATACCCGATGCGAGCGTCCGGCATATAGTACTGGTGGTGCTGGCTTCTTAGCAGAAAAAACACACGAAGCAACAGGACCCCATCTTCCTGCACAGCTGCCTGTTCCTCCTGAGCCTCGGACGGCTGCAGCAACAACGCCATCCACCCCTCAGGGGAAACCGCGCATGGCGTGGCCTGATTTAGCTAAAGGGCTATCGATCATTGGAGTAGTTCTTCTCCACATTTGTTTGGCGGTTCCTGATGGTATGTACACGACCGCGGCTCACATAAATGAACTCATTGCCCCGCTTCGGATGCCGTTATTTTTTCTGGTGAGTGGTTTCTTTTCCGTCAAAGTATTTCGTTTTAACTTTGCAGAGTTATTTGTACATCGCCTGTGGTTCCTTTTAGTTCCCTACGTGCTATGGACTCCATTGGAGTTATTTGCCAAGAGGATAGAATTTTTTGTTTTTTGGGATGAGCCGCTTCCAGACCAAGATTTTTACGTGGAAGCTCTATGGACTTCTGAAAACATGTATTGGTTCTTGCATTCTCTGTTTTTCTTTACCATTGCGTTGTGGAGCACAAAGTTTCTGCATCCGTGGTTACGGTGGTCTATTCCGTTGGCCATTATTTTGGGAGCGCCCATAGCTCCAGAAACTCCCATGACAGAAAAAGTCGTGGCGTATCTTCCGTGCTTCTTGCTAGGTGCCTACGCTCGACCGCTCATCGAACGTTATGCAGAGAATGCCCTTAAACCTATAGAGCTTGCAGTGGCTTGCGGGACGTTGCTGCTCAGCCGTGAAATATCGCGTTTTTCGGTGTCGGAGGTCTGGGAACTCTCCCTGCTTACGCTTACGCATTTATTGTATTTACCTGCCGCCATAGCATCTGCGGTCTTGCTCTCTAAGATTTCGTTATTAAGTGAAGGCCTACAGTGGATTGGCCGTCATACCTTGGTTATTTATTTGAGCCATCCCATTGTTTTGACGCTACTTTTTGGTTATTTCTTCCGATATCGTGAGGAAGGAATTGAATTGTATAGCGACACGCTCTTGGGATCTTCTGGGGTGTGGATTTTGCTGTGTATTGGTTTTACGATTGCCGGAGCCGCAGCGATGGAGCTTTTGTCGCATGTTCCGCTCATTGGGCGTTCAATTGCTCCCCATGGCTTGGTTCCCCGTCGGGTGGTCGTCGAAAAGCAAGCACCTGTATCTGCTAACTCTTAA
- a CDS encoding ROK family protein, with amino-acid sequence MSERSDAVTVGFDIGGTNMRAAAVTSDGQIIDSMSVPTPSTPELLESGIIELVDALRQKHEISAVGLAVAGFLDPDCEVVRFAPHLPWRDRAVRAELSESLGLPVRLEHDANSAAWGEYRFGAAQGADNWVLFAVGTGIGATLMHQGEIYRGAFGTAPEFGHLTVVPGGRVCSCGKRGCLERYCSGTALETTAREMIAAGKATDSVLIDALANGSLSGKRIMAAAGDGDQLACAVVEDFAQWMGRALSIVADVLDPGLIVIGGGVSTASALYLDTAVETMSTSMVGAGYRPLPKVSCAELGGDAGMIGVSDLARQLV; translated from the coding sequence ATGTCTGAAAGATCCGACGCAGTCACCGTGGGCTTTGATATTGGTGGAACTAACATGCGGGCGGCGGCGGTGACTTCGGATGGGCAGATTATTGACTCTATGTCGGTTCCTACGCCATCGACTCCTGAATTGCTCGAATCCGGAATCATCGAGCTGGTAGACGCTCTGAGACAGAAGCATGAGATTTCCGCAGTAGGGTTGGCGGTAGCTGGTTTTTTGGATCCTGATTGTGAAGTTGTTCGTTTTGCTCCGCATCTCCCGTGGAGAGATCGAGCTGTTCGCGCAGAGCTTTCAGAATCCCTAGGATTACCGGTTCGTCTCGAGCACGATGCAAATTCGGCAGCATGGGGAGAATATCGGTTTGGTGCCGCTCAGGGGGCAGATAACTGGGTTCTCTTTGCGGTAGGTACCGGAATTGGTGCAACTCTCATGCATCAAGGAGAGATTTATCGTGGAGCGTTTGGCACAGCGCCAGAATTTGGTCATCTCACTGTAGTCCCAGGGGGACGGGTATGCTCCTGCGGCAAACGTGGATGTCTAGAGCGGTATTGTTCAGGAACGGCTTTGGAAACTACTGCCCGTGAGATGATTGCAGCGGGTAAAGCAACCGATTCCGTGCTTATCGACGCTCTAGCTAACGGTTCCTTAAGCGGTAAACGCATTATGGCTGCAGCTGGTGATGGTGATCAGCTTGCTTGCGCCGTTGTAGAAGATTTCGCCCAATGGATGGGACGAGCTCTGTCCATAGTGGCAGATGTCCTTGATCCCGGACTTATCGTGATCGGTGGGGGAGTATCCACTGCAAGCGCACTCTACCTCGATACTGCTGTGGAGACGATGAGTACATCGATGGTGGGGGCAGGGTACCGCCCCCTTCCCAAAGTTTCGTGTGCGGAGCTAGGTGGAGATGCGGGTATGATCGGGGTATCTGATTTGGCTCGCCAATTGGTCTGA
- a CDS encoding alpha-(1->6)-mannopyranosyltransferase A produces MTLVLTKLYSLSPVRTGLIATILITLGSFGGGAIRNRGGLLDILNLEFLSYGHGAGFSNITLWIGSALFVVAWFLLGRRVVAGHATVQDVTRTLTLWIIPLALAAPIMSRDIYSYLMQGTLLRDGFDAYTQGASANPSPILYEVSHDWRNTTTPYGPLHLWISEGIVRLCGNHIAYGIFCFKALSILGFMGIMWAIPKIALALGSNPAMAQWLGVANPVMVFHLIGGMHNESIMVGLVSIGLVLALRKSVAHYLYAIAIIAVAMSLKATAALALPFVVWIAVAHVPGSWKTKTRVFLAAGIVGAIETLAVLAAVTWASGASWGWIAALSGNTKVINPLAFPSLIATIISSVGSLWIDPFPFNAVVGVLRVVSMVLMALGLVICWWVFRKSYRDAIRGTAAAYAVAFFFNAVTLPWYYASVLSLIGTFTPPLWLKKITVGGSIVVAMAFTGSGNHQLYNPVWMVATVIAGWWMTRSIFEASVNDNALSTTGV; encoded by the coding sequence ATGACTCTTGTGTTAACAAAGCTCTATTCGCTTTCCCCGGTCCGAACAGGCTTGATAGCCACGATTTTAATCACTCTAGGTTCTTTTGGTGGCGGCGCCATCCGAAACCGCGGCGGGTTGTTAGATATCCTTAACCTGGAATTTTTGTCTTATGGCCATGGGGCTGGCTTTTCTAATATCACGCTGTGGATCGGCTCTGCGTTATTTGTCGTAGCATGGTTCTTACTCGGACGACGAGTCGTCGCGGGCCATGCGACCGTTCAGGATGTAACCCGAACGCTGACTTTGTGGATTATCCCCCTTGCGCTCGCCGCCCCCATCATGTCTCGGGACATCTATTCCTATTTGATGCAAGGCACGCTGCTTCGCGACGGTTTCGATGCTTACACCCAAGGTGCATCCGCCAATCCCAGCCCTATTCTGTACGAAGTCTCGCACGATTGGCGAAACACCACCACTCCGTATGGTCCACTCCATTTATGGATTAGTGAAGGCATAGTGCGACTATGCGGAAACCACATTGCTTACGGGATTTTTTGTTTTAAAGCACTGTCCATCCTCGGTTTTATGGGGATCATGTGGGCTATTCCTAAAATAGCCCTCGCCCTGGGCAGTAATCCTGCAATGGCGCAATGGTTGGGCGTGGCTAACCCAGTGATGGTTTTTCATCTCATCGGAGGCATGCACAATGAGTCAATCATGGTGGGCCTAGTCAGCATCGGCTTAGTGCTAGCACTGCGTAAATCGGTAGCACATTACCTCTACGCTATTGCAATCATCGCAGTCGCTATGTCGTTGAAAGCTACTGCGGCTCTCGCGCTCCCCTTCGTTGTATGGATAGCGGTTGCGCATGTTCCGGGTTCATGGAAAACAAAAACACGTGTTTTCCTCGCAGCGGGAATCGTCGGCGCTATCGAGACTCTCGCTGTCTTAGCTGCAGTAACCTGGGCTTCAGGGGCTTCCTGGGGCTGGATTGCAGCACTGAGCGGCAACACCAAAGTTATTAACCCACTCGCTTTTCCTTCCCTCATAGCCACCATAATTTCTAGCGTGGGAAGCTTGTGGATTGACCCGTTCCCCTTCAACGCTGTCGTGGGTGTGCTACGCGTAGTCTCCATGGTTCTCATGGCGCTAGGGCTTGTGATCTGCTGGTGGGTGTTCCGAAAAAGCTACCGCGATGCCATCCGTGGCACAGCCGCTGCATATGCGGTCGCGTTCTTTTTCAACGCTGTGACCCTCCCTTGGTACTACGCGAGTGTACTTTCCCTCATCGGTACATTCACGCCACCGCTGTGGTTAAAGAAAATAACCGTGGGAGGTTCTATCGTCGTAGCGATGGCATTCACAGGAAGCGGAAACCACCAGCTTTACAATCCGGTGTGGATGGTAGCCACGGTGATCGCAGGCTGGTGGATGACCCGCTCAATTTTTGAGGCCTCCGTCAACGACAACGCCCTGAGTACTACGGGCGTCTAA
- the pknB gene encoding Stk1 family PASTA domain-containing Ser/Thr kinase has product MAELIVGDVLENRYRIEAPIARGGMSTVYRCLDLRLERHVAAKVMDARYIDDPIFRQRFQREARSMAQLSHPCLVGVYDFSSDGDQVFLIMELITGGTLRELLAERGPMPPHAAAAVMHSVLTGLSVAHNAGMVHRDIKPDNVLINSDHQVKLADFGLVRAASASQATSANIIGTVSYLSPEQVSGDDIGPASDVYSAGILLYELLTGTTPFSGDTQIAHAYSRLDRTVPAPSDVIDGIPPLFDALVASATTLSPHDRFTDADEFLTALDDVAAELQLPAFKVPVPANAAAHRASENINGALSATDLLTTDIPRDATELIDDAPGHGLFPHSQYSTTHETSVFPATESATETQIFPHEGLIDATPPAPSIAPDPYAAAAPAAPETIPPGPVEEPPVERPITNRSKTSFIIWLVLVLVVTASVAIGGWWFGSGRYGEVPQVLGMSQIEATALAQDAGFSTTTSPVYSDDIPADLVAGAIPEVGHRAVKGNEITLLVSQGKPTVPSIPSSHDTAEVRALLEERSLSYSEAPPEYSDDVPEGKVVSLKPEPGTTVRVGSEVAVALSRGPAPVNVPHVAEMSEESAREQLEKLGLKVNITEEFNSEIRGGDAIGTLPEAGTTLPRGTTVTLRISTAVEIPDVRGKSKQEATSELAAAGIRVNSVTRSDAESGNSADEITSIMPPSGSLIDPARTSVDLVLAGEVNVPSVVGKKYSEAKKILEEAGFTVKGTGAKKPSSRVYWQSPTGGRETPGAEIRLRTIGS; this is encoded by the coding sequence ATGGCAGAGTTGATAGTAGGCGATGTTCTGGAGAACCGGTACCGTATTGAGGCCCCCATCGCGCGCGGTGGTATGTCCACAGTTTATCGCTGTTTAGATCTGCGTTTAGAGCGCCATGTTGCTGCAAAAGTAATGGACGCTCGGTATATCGACGATCCTATATTTCGCCAACGCTTCCAGCGCGAAGCACGTTCTATGGCGCAGCTTTCCCACCCATGTTTAGTGGGAGTATACGATTTCTCCTCCGACGGCGATCAAGTCTTTCTGATCATGGAGTTAATAACAGGGGGCACACTGCGTGAGCTGCTTGCAGAACGCGGCCCCATGCCTCCTCACGCAGCGGCAGCCGTTATGCACTCTGTGCTTACGGGTTTGTCCGTTGCGCATAACGCAGGAATGGTGCACCGGGATATAAAGCCCGACAACGTCCTTATCAATAGCGACCATCAGGTAAAGCTTGCGGACTTTGGGCTTGTGCGTGCTGCGTCGGCAAGCCAAGCGACCTCTGCCAATATTATTGGTACAGTCTCCTACTTATCCCCTGAACAAGTGTCTGGTGATGATATTGGCCCCGCCAGCGACGTATATTCGGCTGGCATTCTGCTTTATGAGTTGCTCACCGGCACCACGCCTTTTAGCGGCGATACACAAATCGCCCATGCCTACTCACGTCTCGACCGTACTGTCCCCGCGCCAAGCGATGTTATTGACGGCATTCCCCCGCTTTTCGACGCCCTCGTGGCCTCAGCAACCACGTTAAGCCCTCACGATCGTTTTACCGATGCTGACGAATTTCTCACGGCATTAGACGACGTTGCAGCCGAACTCCAACTTCCGGCTTTCAAAGTTCCCGTTCCCGCTAATGCGGCAGCCCACCGTGCCTCCGAAAACATCAACGGCGCACTCAGTGCTACCGATCTGCTCACCACAGATATTCCTAGGGATGCAACCGAGCTTATCGACGATGCTCCGGGGCACGGACTATTCCCCCACTCGCAGTATTCGACTACACATGAGACATCCGTCTTCCCTGCAACAGAGTCAGCTACAGAAACTCAGATCTTTCCCCACGAAGGATTAATCGACGCTACACCCCCTGCTCCCAGCATTGCGCCCGATCCCTATGCTGCAGCCGCTCCTGCAGCTCCTGAAACTATTCCTCCAGGACCAGTAGAAGAGCCTCCAGTAGAACGTCCAATAACTAACAGGTCAAAGACAAGTTTTATTATTTGGCTTGTCCTTGTTCTCGTTGTGACGGCATCCGTGGCAATCGGTGGTTGGTGGTTTGGCTCTGGACGATACGGAGAAGTTCCTCAGGTACTCGGAATGAGCCAAATAGAAGCAACTGCGCTGGCGCAGGATGCGGGTTTTAGCACAACCACCTCCCCCGTCTATAGCGATGATATTCCAGCCGATTTGGTCGCGGGAGCCATCCCTGAGGTCGGTCATAGAGCGGTAAAAGGCAACGAGATTACTCTCTTAGTTTCCCAAGGAAAGCCCACCGTACCTTCTATCCCCAGCAGCCACGATACTGCGGAAGTCCGTGCGCTTTTAGAGGAGCGCTCCTTATCTTATTCAGAGGCACCGCCAGAATATTCTGATGACGTTCCTGAAGGGAAAGTTGTTTCTTTAAAACCAGAACCAGGAACGACAGTCCGCGTGGGTTCAGAAGTAGCCGTTGCGCTATCCCGAGGCCCCGCCCCGGTCAATGTTCCTCATGTCGCGGAAATGTCTGAGGAATCAGCACGTGAGCAGCTGGAAAAGCTTGGCCTCAAAGTGAATATCACCGAGGAGTTTAACTCAGAGATACGCGGCGGAGATGCCATCGGTACGCTACCGGAAGCCGGCACTACTCTGCCTCGTGGCACCACTGTCACCCTCCGGATCTCCACGGCTGTGGAAATCCCTGACGTGCGCGGGAAATCTAAGCAAGAGGCCACCAGCGAGCTCGCTGCTGCCGGAATCAGAGTAAACAGTGTCACCCGATCGGATGCAGAATCCGGCAACTCTGCGGACGAAATTACCTCCATCATGCCGCCTTCCGGAAGCCTCATTGATCCCGCGCGTACCAGCGTAGACCTAGTACTCGCCGGTGAGGTCAATGTTCCTTCCGTCGTGGGCAAAAAGTATTCCGAAGCCAAGAAGATTCTTGAAGAGGCCGGATTTACGGTCAAGGGCACTGGAGCTAAAAAGCCGTCATCTCGCGTCTACTGGCAATCCCCCACAGGAGGACGAGAGACTCCCGGGGCTGAGATCAGACTACGAACAATAGGTTCTTAA
- a CDS encoding polyadenylate-specific 3'-exoribonuclease AS gives MRYFYDTEFIEDGRSIELVSIGIVAEDGREYYAVSTDADHSKAGKWVRENVLNKLPNPSSELWKTNAQIREEIVEFLLSADSHPELWAWVGAYDHVVLAQLWGDMTGLPRKIPRFTHELKQYWEFAGQPVLPKAPDGNHDALVDARHNLQKFKVCAMRLPIDKKNRA, from the coding sequence ATGAGGTATTTTTATGACACCGAGTTCATTGAAGACGGCCGCAGTATCGAACTTGTCTCGATCGGCATTGTCGCTGAGGACGGGCGAGAGTACTACGCAGTGTCCACTGATGCTGACCACTCTAAAGCTGGGAAATGGGTTCGGGAGAATGTGTTAAACAAACTGCCAAATCCGTCGAGCGAGTTATGGAAAACTAACGCACAGATCCGTGAGGAGATTGTAGAGTTTCTTTTATCCGCAGACTCTCATCCGGAACTGTGGGCGTGGGTAGGAGCATACGATCACGTGGTACTTGCCCAGCTCTGGGGTGACATGACGGGGCTACCGCGAAAGATCCCCCGTTTTACTCATGAGCTTAAACAATATTGGGAATTTGCCGGGCAGCCTGTATTGCCTAAAGCGCCCGACGGAAATCATGACGCTCTCGTCGACGCACGGCATAACCTGCAGAAATTCAAGGTGTGTGCGATGCGTTTGCCGATCGATAAAAAGAATCGAGCATAA
- a CDS encoding glycosyltransferase family 4 protein, protein MTRMLLVTNDFPPTLGGIQSYIRDYLDELLPQDVVVFASTQDDAAAAAYDESLPYTVYRWPHKIMLPTPATARRMAEIIEKERIDTVWFGAAAPLGLLGKRAKKAGAHRVIASTHGHEVGWAMLPIARQLLRRIGRSSDVVTYISEFTLSRIRGAFGPGVEFAHLPSGVDVERFHPVESDVRRSIREELGWDKEEFVIACISRLVPRKGQDRLIEALSEIDQGDKPVRLVLVGGGPYETKLVELAEKHGVADRVAFMGRVSEDRMVEILQACDLFAMPCRTRGRGLDVEGLGIVFLEAQACGVPVIAGDSGGAPETIVPGGGLVVDGNNVVAVARAVNSLIAMGGQRRQAMADRGRQHVKEQWSWEIMGQRLRALL, encoded by the coding sequence ATGACCCGGATGCTCTTAGTTACTAATGATTTTCCGCCGACTCTTGGCGGCATCCAGTCGTATATCCGTGACTATTTGGATGAGCTGTTGCCACAAGATGTAGTCGTTTTTGCTTCTACGCAGGATGACGCTGCGGCTGCAGCCTATGATGAGTCTCTTCCTTATACGGTTTACCGCTGGCCTCACAAGATCATGCTTCCTACTCCTGCTACAGCTCGCCGAATGGCGGAAATCATAGAAAAGGAGCGGATAGACACCGTATGGTTTGGCGCGGCCGCCCCATTAGGCCTCCTTGGCAAAAGAGCTAAGAAAGCCGGGGCTCACCGGGTTATTGCTTCGACTCATGGGCATGAAGTGGGTTGGGCAATGTTGCCGATAGCACGTCAGTTATTAAGGCGGATTGGCCGATCCAGTGATGTAGTCACTTATATCTCCGAATTCACGCTTAGCCGTATCCGTGGGGCCTTTGGGCCTGGTGTTGAGTTTGCTCACCTTCCCTCTGGTGTAGATGTAGAGCGTTTTCACCCGGTGGAAAGTGACGTGAGAAGAAGTATCCGTGAGGAATTGGGATGGGATAAAGAGGAATTTGTTATCGCCTGTATTTCTCGGCTAGTCCCTAGGAAAGGGCAGGATCGGCTCATTGAGGCTCTTTCGGAAATAGATCAAGGAGATAAGCCAGTTCGATTAGTACTTGTAGGCGGGGGACCGTACGAAACTAAGTTGGTGGAACTAGCGGAAAAGCATGGGGTAGCAGACCGCGTTGCTTTTATGGGAAGGGTCTCTGAGGATCGTATGGTGGAGATTCTTCAGGCTTGTGATCTTTTTGCGATGCCATGCCGGACCAGGGGGCGAGGGCTCGATGTTGAGGGATTAGGAATTGTTTTCCTAGAGGCGCAAGCGTGTGGTGTTCCAGTTATCGCGGGGGACTCAGGTGGGGCACCGGAAACGATTGTTCCCGGAGGCGGTCTAGTTGTGGATGGGAACAATGTAGTGGCGGTGGCACGTGCAGTGAACTCTCTTATAGCGATGGGCGGACAGCGTCGACAAGCTATGGCAGACAGAGGGCGACAGCATGTGAAAGAACAATGGAGTTGGGAGATTATGGGACAGAGGCTGCGCGCATTGCTATAA